Part of the Henckelia pumila isolate YLH828 chromosome 2, ASM3356847v2, whole genome shotgun sequence genome is shown below.
TATGTTTCTTATGAAAAACATGaatattgtgaaattttaatggaCGTGTTTATCTTTCTTTTAGTTAGCATGCATGATTTTTTAGCATGAAAGGATTTAAAGAGCATGACATGTTAAGTTTCAAGATATTCTCAAGGTTCATGATGACaagattattttaaaatatttttaagtatgtttcATGAACGATAAGAAGTTTTATAATGGAAATGTTTTATGATGAGAATGATAAAATTATGAGAAAGTTTATGATGATGACGTTTATGACGAGAAAGCATGAcaaattttatgattatgatgatgtttcgataaaccatgataaaatattttgatgatatatgtgttcttgtgGTAGCAGTACGGGACTGGTACTCCAGGATGAGCTCCGAAGGGGTCTTTTCAAAGAATGAAGGTACGTATATTGGTCAAGGCCAATATGGATGGTACAGAGATTGTGCGCATTTTAGCTGAGGCTAGTATGTATGGTACATCTATAGGTTTGTTGAACAAACAACCGTGATCACAAGAACCTCATGTGCTCATAAGATATTATTGCCACAATTGCATGTATTTCATCACATAAAATAAAGGATTTTTATTCCCATGATTTTATATGCATGATGTTTATGTTCAAGATTGCACGTCCAAGACATAATGATTTTTATAATGTATTAATAGCTATGTAGTGAAGGTTTCTTGTTCAGtatttagactcactatacttgtaTGGTGCAAATATGAAAGAAGAAGTTAATAATTTAAAGATTGTTTTAGGACCGAGTAATCGAGGAGGCGAGAAGAATTTGCATGGCACGAATGTTCGAGAAGCTTATGTCAAGCATGTCCACAGAAGCTTGggcattttattaattttaagcaTGTTTATTTGAACTTATATTTTAGCAGGTCATTTTAAGATCAAATTATGTTTTAAATACGTTATTATGATATCACATATTTACAGTTTCAAGTTTTTTATGTATGAGAAAGTTTTGGCATGCCCGTATGAGTTAGCATCATTTTTGTTCAATGATAGTTTAAAAGAGTTTTGAACCATGAGATTTTGAGTTGCTTTGGTTGAACTTAATTTTTACGCATTGTACTTTGTATCTACGAGCACGAAGCATgttttgttttaaatatatatatatatatatataaatttttgaaaatgtcaaaaaaatacgggacgtcacatAAATTATTCCGTACCTAACTGATTTAGTAAAGACTCAAGAGCATAGAATGATGACGTGGGTATAGGACAAAAATAACAACTACTATATTTTTCAAtagatgttttaaaaaaaatttgtgacaGTTGCATATTCAAGTCTATAAATAAAGATGGAGACTAGTCAGGGAAGCTCTCTCTAACACTAGTCTATGGAACTTTCATAATTTTGAACAATTGCTATTTAAGTATTGAAGCTTCCACGAGCTAAACCATGATCAATCAATCAAGCACACTTTACAAAGATTTGTATCTGATCGCTGAAGATCATTTGTGCTAGGAATTCACATTGTAAAATCATTGTATTTAAGACAGTTTGTATATTGTTCAAAACTTCGAGACAGATTTGtacataattaatttattaattatctaTTTTATGTCACTTTATTTTTATGTACACAAACCACCAAATATGATTGTATGGTACCGATTCCAAACCGATTCCGGTACATGGTTTGATTAACATGGTTTGGGATTCATTTTCATACATCCTAATCTTATATCATATTATGTCAGATTCAGTTAATTATGAACCAATACAATTGATTCCTGATTTAACGTACTAGACCTGGATTGACTCTAGATTGATCAGGTCCGATAAGCATCCATAAAAATGAGTTCAATACTCCAAAATCTTAGGGTATTTTACGCAATGATTAAACCATATATTTTTACTGAAGTCATAATCTTTAATGGATAAAGTTATGGTTGGGGTGTGGGTTGGATTTTTGAGCTAGGGTTCGGTAATTTTAATAGGGTACCTGACAGTACTGAACAAAATATAACTagctatatataattaatttttatcttgttttaaattattttatttaaattgttcGGTTATCTTTTATGgggttatatataatttaaataatttaatttgataTTTTCTAGTTATTCTCGATGGAATGACAAccctttattttcttatttatacTAAAATTTGCTTGTAAACTCGcggattaattaattagtactGTCATATTAAATTGGtgcattaatattttatttttgagttaGATTAAAGTACAATCAATATTTTTGGAACGACCAAGTTTTTGGCGTCCTAAAGAACAACAAAAgaagattatatatttttttaaaaaaattatattatgataAATAAGTATCACACTCTAGctttgtataaaaaaatatcagaattaattattaattagtaAAAATATATCCCAAtagataaatatattataaacaaatttgtaaaatttatatatataacgcgatattatattatattatattaataataaaatggCAATTGGAGAAAAGTGATATATAGAATTAGATTAGGTCTTCTCTAATTGGGATTTGGAGTGGAACACTAATTggttgtctatatatatatataaaaacacacacacGCTATACTCTCACAGTCGTACGTAAAAATTTTGCATGCAGAAAGACAGGAGAATTAAGATCGAAGTTGAAACACATAGAGTTTTCTTGTTTGGTTTTGGATCTGATTCTTGAGTGAATTGGATCTGATTCTTGAGTGAATCTTGATTGTTTTCGTAACTAAAAAAGATAATTTGAAGTGATTGTAATAATGGAGGGAGGCGTAAGTAAAGCGGATAAAACGGAATTCACAGAATGCTGGAGCACGACATGGAAGACACCTTACATCATGCGTCTCGCTTTCTCTGCTGGCATAGGAGGGCTTTTGTTTGGTTACGATACgggtaaatatttatatatatatatgaattttggaattatagaaatatatatataatattaattaatgttTTGTTACCCGCCTTTGCAGGTGTTATTTCTGGTGCCCTTCTTTACATTCGAGATGAGTACCCATCTGTGGACAGACACACATGGCTGCAGGAAACAATGGTGAGCATGGCAGTCGCAGGAGCTATCATCGGCGCTGCTTTCGGTGGAATGTTTAACGACAAGTATGGCCGAAAGAAATCCATGATTTTGGCGGACGCCCTTTTTCTGTTTGGTGCCATTATCATGGCTTTGGCTGTAGCCCCTTGGATGATCATTCTTGGAAGAATACTAGTCGGCTTTGGAGTAGGGATGGCATCCATGACCGCGCCACTTTATATTTCCGAGGCGTCCCCTGCTCGCATCAGGGGAGCCATGGTCAGCACTAATGCTCTGCTCATCACTGGAGGACAATTCTTGGCTTATCTTATCAACTTAGCATTCACAAACGTGCCTGGAACTTGGCGTTGGATGCTTGGGGTAGCAGGAGTTCCAGCCCTTGTTCAGATCTTCTTGATGATGTCGCTTCCCGAGTCGCCTAGATGGTTATATAGGCAGGGCAAAGTCGATGAGGCGAGGGCCATTTTGGACAAAATATACCCTCATTCCCACCAAGTTCAAGATGAAATGAACGCTATGCAATCTTCCATTGAAGCTGAAAACCAAGCTGCAGGAagcaataataatataatttccAAACTTAAAAACGCTTGGAGAAACGATGTTGTGAGAAGAGGCCTATACGCAGGTATAACCGTACAAGTTGCTCAACAACTCGTCGGCATAAACACCGTCATGTACTACAGCCCAACAATTGTTCAGCTCGCCGGATTTGCTTCTAACAAGACAGCTTTAGCACTGTCTCTCATCACGTCCGGCCTCAACGCCATTGGCTCCTTCGCTAGCATGGCTTTTGTTGATAGATTCGGAAGACGAAGATTGATGCTTATATCCATGTGTGGGATCATAATCTGCCTTGCTGCACTATCTGCCCTGTTCTTCGAAGCCTCTCAGCATGCACCACGAGTTAGCACTTTCCAATCTTCCCATTTCGGCCTCAACTCGACATGTTCCAGTTTCTTGCAAGCCGCACAACCATCTAATTCCTGGAACTGTATGTCATGCCTTCAAGTGTCCACAGATTGCGGTTTCTGCGCCAACGGAGCCAACA
Proteins encoded:
- the LOC140879220 gene encoding inositol transporter 4-like; protein product: MEGGVSKADKTEFTECWSTTWKTPYIMRLAFSAGIGGLLFGYDTGVISGALLYIRDEYPSVDRHTWLQETMVSMAVAGAIIGAAFGGMFNDKYGRKKSMILADALFLFGAIIMALAVAPWMIILGRILVGFGVGMASMTAPLYISEASPARIRGAMVSTNALLITGGQFLAYLINLAFTNVPGTWRWMLGVAGVPALVQIFLMMSLPESPRWLYRQGKVDEARAILDKIYPHSHQVQDEMNAMQSSIEAENQAAGSNNNIISKLKNAWRNDVVRRGLYAGITVQVAQQLVGINTVMYYSPTIVQLAGFASNKTALALSLITSGLNAIGSFASMAFVDRFGRRRLMLISMCGIIICLAALSALFFEASQHAPRVSTFQSSHFGLNSTCSSFLQAAQPSNSWNCMSCLQVSTDCGFCANGANKYQPGACLAATDAVKSMCRGEGRIWYAKGCPSKFGIFAVLLLGLYIISYSPGMGSVPWIVNSEIYPLQYRGIGGGIAAVSNWLSNLIVSESFLTLTQALGSSGTFLLFAGFSFIGLVAIFFLVPETKGLQFEEVEKMLHKGFKPKLFHSCEEAHHDDSK